A single window of Rhodamnia argentea isolate NSW1041297 chromosome 5, ASM2092103v1, whole genome shotgun sequence DNA harbors:
- the LOC115740036 gene encoding uncharacterized protein LOC115740036 isoform X5, translated as MENYRIGIDEGNDLDSIDFDALVQNLEDLTNGKDALVPVFDFQQKRCMGSKTIKSASSGVVIVDGTYALHARLRSLLDIRVAVVGGVHFSLLSKVQYDIGDSRSLDSLIDSIFPLFRKHIEPDLHHAQIRINNSFVSSFREAIYKLKCRSESPDSFPPQVLQGNEAQTDNFIEMYLRPPSASEEARINDWIKVRQSGIRYYLSLGDQRIVDKHFIIRPKAEFEVGRMTLGGLLALGYTVVVSYKRASTFVSMGNLSTSLETIDTLSETFMVLRGTNRKAVGAEALRLGITAPWITKSYLELILERKGVPRLNTPPLLSSVSVTGNQESTVVAPKPIRVTPNLVTRLEDLSQPWTRSPTKSKMEPLVATWHFISSDPSYADNVVLGFSHEATADSSSFRDTMKLAPMPDSYDLDRGLLLAVQAIQALLENKGVPVIVGIGGPSGSGKTSLAHKMANIVGCEVVSLESYYKTENMRDLKYDDFRSIDLSLLLKNINDIKKGRKTKVPIFDLETGARSGSKELVVSEDCGVIIFEGIYALHPDIRRALDLWIAVVGGVHSHLISRVQRDKSRVGCFMSQNEIMMTVFPMFQQHIEPHLVHAHLKIRNDFDPVLSPESSLFVLKSNKQVAYQDILKVLDRAKICSSAQNFIDIYLRLPGIPANGHFQESDCIRVRICEGRFAVLIREPIREGNFIIQPKVDFDISVSTVAGLLNLGYQAVAYIEASAFIYQDGKILIEVDHLQDVPSTYLQIKGVDKEAVTSAGSALKLDGSYTTKSYLQIIMERLPAIERSSNGIHTRQSARLQELVELIQSQGSCSASESSPSREVIPIEGVIEDMQSRIKRLERLHAINTVLWTFLMSALIGYSLYQRKRQ; from the exons ATGGAGAACTATCGAATTGGAATTGATGAGGGGAACGATTTGGACTCTATAGATTTTGATGCATTGGTTCAAAACCTTgag GATCTGACAAATGGGAAAGATGCTTTGGTACCTGTGTTCGATTTTCAGCAAAAAAGATGTATGGGTTCAAAGACAATTAAGAGTGCTTCCTCTGGTGTG GTGATTGTCGACGGTACTTATGCTCTACATGCGAGGTTGCGGTCTTTGCTAGATATTCGGGTTGCTGtg GTTGGTGGTGTCCATTTTAGCCTCCTTTCAAAGGTCCAATATGATATTGGAGACTCTCGTTCACTGGATTCTCTCATTGACAGCATCTTTCCATTGTTTAGGAAACACATTGAGCCAGATTTACACCATGCACAG ATTAGAATCAACAATAGCTTTGTTTCATCATTCAGGGAAGCAATCTACAAGCTAAAATGCAGAAGTGAG TCTCCAGATTCCTTTCCTCCCCAGGTTCTTCAAGGAAATGAAGCTCAAACAGATAA CTTTATTGAGATGTACCTGAGGCCTCCATCAGCCAGTGAAGAAGCACGAATAAACGATTGGATTAAGGTGCGTCAATCTGGTATTAGGTACTATCTTTCCCTAGGTGACCAGAGGATAGTCGACAAACATTTCATTATCCGACCCAAAGCAGAGTTTGAG GTTGGACGGATGACACTAGGTGGATTGCTGGCTCTGGGTTACACAGTCGTGGTCAGTTACAAAAGGGCGTCTACTTTTGTCAGTATGGGCAATCTCTCAACGTCCCTCGAAACCATTGATACTCTTAGCGAGACATTCATGGTGCTGAGGGGTACAAATAGGAAA GCTGTTGGTGCAGAAGCATTGCGGTTGGGTATAACAGCACCGTGGATCACCAAGTCATATTTGGAATTGATTCTTGAGCGGAAAG GTGTCCCACGCCTTAATACACCACCACTATTATCAAGTGTATCTGTGACTGGAAATCAAGAAAGTACTGTTGTCGCCCCAAAGCCAATTCGTGTTACTCCAAATCTTGTGACACGGCTTGAGGATCTGTCACAACCATGGACTCGATCCCCTACAAAATCCAAAATGGAACCCCTTGTTGCAACATGGCACTTCATTTCGTCGGATCCTTCCTATGCTGATAATGTAGTCTTAG GCTTCTCTCATGAAGCAACCGcagattcttcttctttcaggGATACTATGAAGCTTGCTCCTATGCCTGATTCATATGATCTTGATAGAGGCTTGCTTCTAGCTGTTCAGGCAATTCAG GCTTTGTTGGAGAACAAGGGTGTCCCTGTTATTGTCGGAATTG GAGGTCCAAGTGGCTCTGGAAAAACTAGTCTGGCTCACAAAATGGCAAATATAGTTGGGTGTGAAGTGGTTTCTCTTGAAAGCTATTACAAAACTGAGAACATGAGGGATTTGAAGTATGATGACTTCAGGTCTATTGACCTATCTTTGCTTTTAAAG AATATCAATGACATAAAGAAGGGTCGGAAAACAAAAGTACCAATATTTGACTTGGAGACTGGAGCTCGAAGTGGTTCAAAGGAGCTCGTAGTTTCTGAAGATTGCGGTGTG ATAATTTTTGAAGGCATATATGCTCTGCATCCTGATATCCGAAGAGCGCTCGATTTGTGGATTGCTGTT GTTGGAGGCGTTCATTCACATCTGATATCTCGAGTCCAAAGGGACAAAAGCAGAGTGGGCTGTTTCATGTCTCAGAATGAGATCATGATGACTGTATTCCCCATGTTCCAACAGCACATTGAACCACATCTTGTTCATGCACAT CTCAAAATTCGGAATGACTTTGATCCAGTACTTTCTCCTGAGAGTTCACTGTTTGTTTTGAAGAGCAACAAACAA GTGGCTTATCAAGATATTCTAAAAGTTCTGGACCGTGCAAAGATCTGCAGTTCTGCTCAAAATTTCATTGACATATACTTGCGGCTTCCTGGAATTCCTGCTAATGGACATTTTCAAGAGAGTGACTGCATAAGAGTCAGGATATGTGAGGGCAGATTCGCCGTACTGATACGGGAG CCTATAAGGGAAGGCAATTTCATTATTCAACCCAAAGTAGATTTTGATATCAGCGTCAGTACAGTTGCTGGCCTCTTGAACCTTGG GTATCAAGCTGTGGCATACATCGAAGCTTCAGCCTTCATATATCAAGATGGGAAG ATTCTTATTGAAGTTGACCATCTACAAGATGTTCCTAGTACTTATTTACAAATCAAAGGGGTCGATAAGGAGGCTGTAACATCTGCGGGTTCGGCTCTAAAGCTGGATGGCTCCTATACAACTAAG AGCTATCTTCAAATAATTATGGAAAGATTGCCAGCAATAGAAAGAAGCTCTAACGGGATTCATACTCGACAATCCGCAAGATTGCAGGAGCTTGTGGAGCTTATACAATCTCAG